A single genomic interval of Drosophila virilis strain 15010-1051.87 chromosome 2, Dvir_AGI_RSII-ME, whole genome shotgun sequence harbors:
- the bon gene encoding transcription intermediary factor 1-alpha isoform X2, whose protein sequence is MDLELENLKNDFLPLIAGIKQEQLDSVVTDVLPPNHLPSTAATTSTSSSSSSSVGNPCDSAEKRSESNSSASAKFTLFKCVYCAQVLGINDRPKLLECLHVACGQCVNTKFSELDRSLPPLIHCPVCDNASQNEYIIENQFLIEQCAAGDSGDGNGSNDGLKSSLTANIQCSSCSDGAVATSWCVDCSEYICDSCVQAHQRLKITKDHTIKPKDEANNEQLAGTVGVDKLHMCQLHTQEKLSLFCETCDKLTCRDCQLSDHRDHKYKFAHEIATESRQALSTLVSEINYKRFLLSSATKVIDDRQQLIHDKKKDLIKEITAMVVKITNTVNMRGKQLVMRLNEVCDSKLKVLVEKKETLQLLSDNTDHCIEFMQNALEKGSDFAILSSKKSLVRHLQKLKCQRADIPNPEIPVRIQVQLNQVAELQKVISQLGIVIVDGKPYPPAPAPTQNGPQPPPPRQPPSPNMAPPLRPGLPPGMTAGLSPNGPPGGFGPQNGPPMYSNAAAQQQFNNLSMSRSFPGDGPGKVRFGGMPPVGMQRQGQPHVSSSTHPQNMDISLRGLLNNQAAQSPNAHLAFNGPPSYPGGPQGAPSPAHQQSLPPMRAHFMPGQQNFGQGGGPGGGPRDNNSFMNSNARFQSQYQRLASHAQQQAAAAAMASAGAGGGQIPSPGALQRPPMMPNPMQNALGFHGSPAGFNAGPPQTSPQLNNAMHSLAKWHIPQSAQQSSICQQQGPLLPFANGRQTSENFKISLKSPNTLKNSTPPSLSLGGPALPGLNNGSSAANTIAQLNAAALGLGPAVSILSNVTSTNPKTPSPSTHENTKDFTEPIDKVRDDSINDLIATIAKLDSNGVQVLPEGRTKTTSPQVHSSTDLSNTQEVNNKNEQKDDPNEDWCAVCLDGGELMCCDKCPKVFHQNCHIPAISSLPDESESWQCLLCVNLKELTKVEGNEKPHPGELSSLELRILQRICLELYCQYEQSLNFREPESPANSQYYDIICNPMSLDVIRTRLDPSSPNHYKDIAGFVADVRLIFKNTYLFYQDSKTYSNAKYLENFFEEQLAKWLPNFGSKSGASTSSNSPNLLAAAAGSPAPIENGRKSCSSASLADSEDACLPAKRSRRSAHE, encoded by the exons atggattTGGAATTGGAGAATCTAAAAAATGACTTTCTGCCGTTAATCGCCGGCATTAAGCAGGAGCAATTGGACTCGGTGGTAACGGATGTGCTGCCACCAAATCATTTGCCTAGCACTGCGGCAACAACATCCACAtcctcgtcatcgtcatcgtctgTTGGCAATCCTTGCGATAGTGCCGAAAAGCgg TCAGAATCAAATTCATCGGCATCCGCCAAATTTACGCTCTTCAAATGCGTTTACTGTGCCCAGGTGCTGGGCATCAACGATCGTCCTAAGCTGCTGGAGTGTctgcatgtggcatgcggGCAATGTGTGAATACAAAGTTTTCTGAGCTGGATCGTTCACTGCCGCCACTAATACACTGTCCGGTGTGCGATAATGCCTCACAAAATGAGTACATCATTGAGAATCAGTTCCTGATTGAGCAATGTGCGGCCGGAGACAGCGGCGATGGTAACGGCTCCAACGATGGTTTAAAGAGTTCGCTTACGGCCAACATacagtgcagcagctgctcggaTGGAGCTGTGGCCACATCGTGGTGTGTGGATTGCTCGGAGTATATATGCGATAGCTGTGTACAGGCGCATCAGCGTCTCAAGATCACAAAGGATCACACGATCAAGCCAAAAGATGAGGCTAACAATGAACAGCTGGCGGGCACTGTCGGCGTCGACAAGCTGCACATGTGCCAACTGCACACACAGGAGAAGCTTTCGTTGTTCTGCGAGACCTGCGACAAGCTAACCTGTCGTGATTGCCAGCTAAGCGATCATAGGGATCACAAGTACAAGTTTGCCCATGAGATTGCCACAGAGTCGCGACAGGCTTTGTCTACGCTTGTGTCTGAGATCAACTACAAGCGCTTTCTGCTTTCCTCAGCCACAAAGGTGATCGATGATCGCCAACAGCTGATACATGACAAGAAGAAGGATCTGATCAAAGAGATAACCGCAATGGTGGTTAAGATCACCAACACAGTCAACATGCGTGGCAAGCAGCTGGTCATGCGTCTAAACGAAGTATGCGACAGCAAACTGAAGGTGCTTGTCGAGAAGAAGGAGACACTGCAGCTGCTATCCGATAACACCGATCATTGCATTGAATTTATGCAGAATGCCCTCGAAAAGGGCAGCGATTTTGCAATATTGTCAAGCAAAAAGTCACTCGTACGTCATCTGCAGAAGCTCAAATGTCAGCGCGCTGATATACCCAATCCAGAGATTCCAGTTCGGATTCAGGTGCAGCTAAACCAGGTTGCCGAACTGCAGAAAGTCATCTCACAGCTGGGCATTGTTATAGTAGATGGCAAACCATATCCGCCGGCACCGGCGCCCACACAAAATGGACCGCAACCACCGCCGCCACGCCAGCCACCTAGCCCAAATATGGCGCCACCATTGCGTCCCGGATTACCGCCGGGCATGACCGCCGGCCTGTCGCCCAATGGGCCACCAGGTGGTTTTGGACCACAGAACGGACCGCCCATGTACAGTAATGCGGCCGCACAACAGCAGTTCAACAATTTGTCCATGAGCCGTTCCTTTCCAGGTGATGGGCCAGGTAAGG TTCGTTTTGGCGGCATGCCACCCGTGGGCATGCAGCGGCAGGGTCAACCGCATGTCAGCTCCTCCACACATCCGCAGAATATGG ACATAAGCCTGCGTGGTCTGTTGAATAATCAGGCGGCGCAGAGTCCTAACGCTCATCTGGCTTTTAATGGGCCACCCAGCTATCCAGGCGGGCCGCAGGGCGCACCCTCGCCGGCACACCAGCAATCATTACCCCCGATGCGGGCGCATTTTATGCCCGGCCAGCAGAATTTCGGACAGGGTGGCGGCCCGGGCGGTGGGCCCagagacaacaacagcttCATGAACAGCAATGCACGCTTCCAGTCACAATACCAGCGGCTGGCCAGCCAtgcacagcagcaggcggcggcagctgccatGGCTAGTGCGGGCGCTGGCGGTGGACAGATACCCTCGCCTGGCGCACTACAACGACCACCAATGATGCCCAATCCCATGCAGAAT GCATTGGGGTTTCATGGGAGCCCGGCTGGCTTTAACGCTGGCCCGCCGCAAACATCGCCGCAGCTAAACAACGCCATGCACAGTCTCGCCAAGTGGCATATACCGCAATCTGCGCAGCAATCAAGCA TTTGCCAACAGCAGGGACcgcttttgccttttgcaaaCGGGCGCCAGACATcggaaaattttaaaatctcATTAAAGTCGCCAAATACTTTGAAGAACAGCACACCACCAAGTCTTAGCCTTGGTGGGCCCGCGCTGCCAGGCTTGAACAATGGCTCGTCGGCGGCTAACACAATAGCGCAGCTTAATGCCGCTGCCCTTGGTCTTGGCCCAGCGGTTTCCATACTCTCTAATGTCACATCGACAAATCCAAAGACACCCAGTCCCAGCACGCATGAG AACACCAAGGATTTTACAGAACCCATTGACAAAGTACGTGACGACTCCATAAATGATCTGATTGCCACCATTGCCAAATTGGATTCGAATGGCGTTCAAGTGCTGCCAGAAGGACGCACCAAGACCACCTCGCCACAAGTGCACAGTTCGACGGATCTTTCCAATACGCAGGAAG ttaataataaaaacgaacaaaaagaTGACCCCAATGAGGATTGGTGTGCCGTATGCCTGGATGGTGGCGAATTAATGTGCTGCGACAAATGCCCAAAAGTATTCCATCAGAACTGTCATATACCCGCGATTAGCTCCCTGCCCGATGAAAGCGAGAGCTGGCAATGCTTGTTGTGTGTCAATCTCAAGGAGCTGACCAAAGTTGAGGGAAACGAGAAACCGCATCCTGGCGAGCTGAGCAGCTTAGAATTGAGAATACTCCAGCGCATATGCCTGGAGCTATACTGTCAGTATGAACAGAGTCTAAACTTCCGCGAACCGGAGTCACCAGCCAACTCGCAATACTATGATATAATTTGCAA CCCTATGTCGTTGGATGTTATACGCACGCGTTTAGATCCTTCCAGCCCCAATCATTACAAGGATATAGCCGGCTTTGTCGCCGACGTACGTCTAATATTCAAGAATACATACCTCTTTTATCAG GATTCGAAAACGTACAGCAATGCCAAGTATTTGGAAAATTTCTTTGAAGAGCAGCTCGCCAAATGGCTGCCCAACTTTGGCAGCAAGAGCGGTGCCTCCACCTCGTCCAATTCGCCTAACTtgttagcggcagcggctggcTCGCCTGCGCCAATTGAGAACGGGCGCAAGAGCTGCAGTTCCGCCTCGCTAGCCGACAGCGAGGATGCTTGCTTGCCGGCCAAGCGTTCTCGTCGCTCGGCGCATGAATAG
- the bon gene encoding transcription intermediary factor 1-alpha isoform X6 yields MDLELENLKNDFLPLIAGIKQEQLDSVVTDVLPPNHLPSTAATTSTSSSSSSSVGNPCDSAEKRSESNSSASAKFTLFKCVYCAQVLGINDRPKLLECLHVACGQCVNTKFSELDRSLPPLIHCPVCDNASQNEYIIENQFLIEQCAAGDSGDGNGSNDGLKSSLTANIQCSSCSDGAVATSWCVDCSEYICDSCVQAHQRLKITKDHTIKPKDEANNEQLAGTVGVDKLHMCQLHTQEKLSLFCETCDKLTCRDCQLSDHRDHKYKFAHEIATESRQALSTLVSEINYKRFLLSSATKVIDDRQQLIHDKKKDLIKEITAMVVKITNTVNMRGKQLVMRLNEVCDSKLKVLVEKKETLQLLSDNTDHCIEFMQNALEKGSDFAILSSKKSLVRHLQKLKCQRADIPNPEIPVRIQVQLNQVAELQKVISQLGIVIVDGKPYPPAPAPTQNGPQPPPPRQPPSPNMAPPLRPGLPPGMTAGLSPNGPPGGFGPQNGPPMYSNAAAQQQFNNLSMSRSFPGDGPVRFGGMPPVGMQRQGQPHVSSSTHPQNMDISLRGLLNNQAAQSPNAHLAFNGPPSYPGGPQGAPSPAHQQSLPPMRAHFMPGQQNFGQGGGPGGGPRDNNSFMNSNARFQSQYQRLASHAQQQAAAAAMASAGAGGGQIPSPGALQRPPMMPNPMQNALGFHGSPAGFNAGPPQTSPQLNNAMHSLAKWHIPQSAQQSSICQQQGPLLPFANGRQTSENFKISLKSPNTLKNSTPPSLSLGGPALPGLNNGSSAANTIAQLNAAALGLGPAVSILSNVTSTNPKTPSPSTHENTKDFTEPIDKVRDDSINDLIATIAKLDSNGVQVLPEGRTKTTSPQVHSSTDLSNTQEDDPNEDWCAVCLDGGELMCCDKCPKVFHQNCHIPAISSLPDESESWQCLLCVNLKELTKVEGNEKPHPGELSSLELRILQRICLELYCQYEQSLNFREPESPANSQYYDIICNPMSLDVIRTRLDPSSPNHYKDIAGFVADVRLIFKNTYLFYQDSKTYSNAKYLENFFEEQLAKWLPNFGSKSGASTSSNSPNLLAAAAGSPAPIENGRKSCSSASLADSEDACLPAKRSRRSAHE; encoded by the exons atggattTGGAATTGGAGAATCTAAAAAATGACTTTCTGCCGTTAATCGCCGGCATTAAGCAGGAGCAATTGGACTCGGTGGTAACGGATGTGCTGCCACCAAATCATTTGCCTAGCACTGCGGCAACAACATCCACAtcctcgtcatcgtcatcgtctgTTGGCAATCCTTGCGATAGTGCCGAAAAGCgg TCAGAATCAAATTCATCGGCATCCGCCAAATTTACGCTCTTCAAATGCGTTTACTGTGCCCAGGTGCTGGGCATCAACGATCGTCCTAAGCTGCTGGAGTGTctgcatgtggcatgcggGCAATGTGTGAATACAAAGTTTTCTGAGCTGGATCGTTCACTGCCGCCACTAATACACTGTCCGGTGTGCGATAATGCCTCACAAAATGAGTACATCATTGAGAATCAGTTCCTGATTGAGCAATGTGCGGCCGGAGACAGCGGCGATGGTAACGGCTCCAACGATGGTTTAAAGAGTTCGCTTACGGCCAACATacagtgcagcagctgctcggaTGGAGCTGTGGCCACATCGTGGTGTGTGGATTGCTCGGAGTATATATGCGATAGCTGTGTACAGGCGCATCAGCGTCTCAAGATCACAAAGGATCACACGATCAAGCCAAAAGATGAGGCTAACAATGAACAGCTGGCGGGCACTGTCGGCGTCGACAAGCTGCACATGTGCCAACTGCACACACAGGAGAAGCTTTCGTTGTTCTGCGAGACCTGCGACAAGCTAACCTGTCGTGATTGCCAGCTAAGCGATCATAGGGATCACAAGTACAAGTTTGCCCATGAGATTGCCACAGAGTCGCGACAGGCTTTGTCTACGCTTGTGTCTGAGATCAACTACAAGCGCTTTCTGCTTTCCTCAGCCACAAAGGTGATCGATGATCGCCAACAGCTGATACATGACAAGAAGAAGGATCTGATCAAAGAGATAACCGCAATGGTGGTTAAGATCACCAACACAGTCAACATGCGTGGCAAGCAGCTGGTCATGCGTCTAAACGAAGTATGCGACAGCAAACTGAAGGTGCTTGTCGAGAAGAAGGAGACACTGCAGCTGCTATCCGATAACACCGATCATTGCATTGAATTTATGCAGAATGCCCTCGAAAAGGGCAGCGATTTTGCAATATTGTCAAGCAAAAAGTCACTCGTACGTCATCTGCAGAAGCTCAAATGTCAGCGCGCTGATATACCCAATCCAGAGATTCCAGTTCGGATTCAGGTGCAGCTAAACCAGGTTGCCGAACTGCAGAAAGTCATCTCACAGCTGGGCATTGTTATAGTAGATGGCAAACCATATCCGCCGGCACCGGCGCCCACACAAAATGGACCGCAACCACCGCCGCCACGCCAGCCACCTAGCCCAAATATGGCGCCACCATTGCGTCCCGGATTACCGCCGGGCATGACCGCCGGCCTGTCGCCCAATGGGCCACCAGGTGGTTTTGGACCACAGAACGGACCGCCCATGTACAGTAATGCGGCCGCACAACAGCAGTTCAACAATTTGTCCATGAGCCGTTCCTTTCCAGGTGATGGGCCAG TTCGTTTTGGCGGCATGCCACCCGTGGGCATGCAGCGGCAGGGTCAACCGCATGTCAGCTCCTCCACACATCCGCAGAATATGG ACATAAGCCTGCGTGGTCTGTTGAATAATCAGGCGGCGCAGAGTCCTAACGCTCATCTGGCTTTTAATGGGCCACCCAGCTATCCAGGCGGGCCGCAGGGCGCACCCTCGCCGGCACACCAGCAATCATTACCCCCGATGCGGGCGCATTTTATGCCCGGCCAGCAGAATTTCGGACAGGGTGGCGGCCCGGGCGGTGGGCCCagagacaacaacagcttCATGAACAGCAATGCACGCTTCCAGTCACAATACCAGCGGCTGGCCAGCCAtgcacagcagcaggcggcggcagctgccatGGCTAGTGCGGGCGCTGGCGGTGGACAGATACCCTCGCCTGGCGCACTACAACGACCACCAATGATGCCCAATCCCATGCAGAAT GCATTGGGGTTTCATGGGAGCCCGGCTGGCTTTAACGCTGGCCCGCCGCAAACATCGCCGCAGCTAAACAACGCCATGCACAGTCTCGCCAAGTGGCATATACCGCAATCTGCGCAGCAATCAAGCA TTTGCCAACAGCAGGGACcgcttttgccttttgcaaaCGGGCGCCAGACATcggaaaattttaaaatctcATTAAAGTCGCCAAATACTTTGAAGAACAGCACACCACCAAGTCTTAGCCTTGGTGGGCCCGCGCTGCCAGGCTTGAACAATGGCTCGTCGGCGGCTAACACAATAGCGCAGCTTAATGCCGCTGCCCTTGGTCTTGGCCCAGCGGTTTCCATACTCTCTAATGTCACATCGACAAATCCAAAGACACCCAGTCCCAGCACGCATGAG AACACCAAGGATTTTACAGAACCCATTGACAAAGTACGTGACGACTCCATAAATGATCTGATTGCCACCATTGCCAAATTGGATTCGAATGGCGTTCAAGTGCTGCCAGAAGGACGCACCAAGACCACCTCGCCACAAGTGCACAGTTCGACGGATCTTTCCAATACGCAGGAAG aTGACCCCAATGAGGATTGGTGTGCCGTATGCCTGGATGGTGGCGAATTAATGTGCTGCGACAAATGCCCAAAAGTATTCCATCAGAACTGTCATATACCCGCGATTAGCTCCCTGCCCGATGAAAGCGAGAGCTGGCAATGCTTGTTGTGTGTCAATCTCAAGGAGCTGACCAAAGTTGAGGGAAACGAGAAACCGCATCCTGGCGAGCTGAGCAGCTTAGAATTGAGAATACTCCAGCGCATATGCCTGGAGCTATACTGTCAGTATGAACAGAGTCTAAACTTCCGCGAACCGGAGTCACCAGCCAACTCGCAATACTATGATATAATTTGCAA CCCTATGTCGTTGGATGTTATACGCACGCGTTTAGATCCTTCCAGCCCCAATCATTACAAGGATATAGCCGGCTTTGTCGCCGACGTACGTCTAATATTCAAGAATACATACCTCTTTTATCAG GATTCGAAAACGTACAGCAATGCCAAGTATTTGGAAAATTTCTTTGAAGAGCAGCTCGCCAAATGGCTGCCCAACTTTGGCAGCAAGAGCGGTGCCTCCACCTCGTCCAATTCGCCTAACTtgttagcggcagcggctggcTCGCCTGCGCCAATTGAGAACGGGCGCAAGAGCTGCAGTTCCGCCTCGCTAGCCGACAGCGAGGATGCTTGCTTGCCGGCCAAGCGTTCTCGTCGCTCGGCGCATGAATAG
- the bon gene encoding transcription intermediary factor 1-alpha isoform X1 — translation MDLELENLKNDFLPLIAGIKQEQLDSVVTDVLPPNHLPSTAATTSTSSSSSSSVGNPCDSAEKRSESNSSASAKFTLFKCVYCAQVLGINDRPKLLECLHVACGQCVNTKFSELDRSLPPLIHCPVCDNASQNEYIIENQFLIEQCAAGDSGDGNGSNDGLKSSLTANIQCSSCSDGAVATSWCVDCSEYICDSCVQAHQRLKITKDHTIKPKDEANNEQLAGTVGVDKLHMCQLHTQEKLSLFCETCDKLTCRDCQLSDHRDHKYKFAHEIATESRQALSTLVSEINYKRFLLSSATKVIDDRQQLIHDKKKDLIKEITAMVVKITNTVNMRGKQLVMRLNEVCDSKLKVLVEKKETLQLLSDNTDHCIEFMQNALEKGSDFAILSSKKSLVRHLQKLKCQRADIPNPEIPVRIQVQLNQVAELQKVISQLGIVIVDGKPYPPAPAPTQNGPQPPPPRQPPSPNMAPPLRPGLPPGMTAGLSPNGPPGGFGPQNGPPMYSNAAAQQQFNNLSMSRSFPGDGPGKVRFGGMPPVGMQRQGQPHVSSSTHPQNMDISLRGLLNNQAAQSPNAHLAFNGPPSYPGGPQGAPSPAHQQSLPPMRAHFMPGQQNFGQGGGPGGGPRDNNSFMNSNARFQSQYQRLASHAQQQAAAAAMASAGAGGGQIPSPGALQRPPMMPNPMQNALGFHGSPAGFNAGPPQTSPQLNNAMHSLAKWHIPQSAQQSSICQQQGPLLPFANGRQTSENFKISLKSPNTLKNSTPPSLSLGGPALPGLNNGSSAANTIAQLNAAALGLGPAVSILSNVTSTNPKTPSPSTHENTKDFTEPIDKVRDDSINDLIATIAKLDSNGVQVLPEGRTKTTSPQVHSSTDLSNTQEVNNKNEQKDDPNEDWCAVCLDGGELMCCDKCPKVFHQNCHIPAISSLPDESESWQCLLCVNLKELTKVEGNEKPHPGELSSLELRILQRICLELYCQYEQSLNFREPESPANSQYYDIICNPMSLDVIRTRLDPSSPNHYKDIAGFVADVRLIFKNTYLFYQEDSKTYSNAKYLENFFEEQLAKWLPNFGSKSGASTSSNSPNLLAAAAGSPAPIENGRKSCSSASLADSEDACLPAKRSRRSAHE, via the exons atggattTGGAATTGGAGAATCTAAAAAATGACTTTCTGCCGTTAATCGCCGGCATTAAGCAGGAGCAATTGGACTCGGTGGTAACGGATGTGCTGCCACCAAATCATTTGCCTAGCACTGCGGCAACAACATCCACAtcctcgtcatcgtcatcgtctgTTGGCAATCCTTGCGATAGTGCCGAAAAGCgg TCAGAATCAAATTCATCGGCATCCGCCAAATTTACGCTCTTCAAATGCGTTTACTGTGCCCAGGTGCTGGGCATCAACGATCGTCCTAAGCTGCTGGAGTGTctgcatgtggcatgcggGCAATGTGTGAATACAAAGTTTTCTGAGCTGGATCGTTCACTGCCGCCACTAATACACTGTCCGGTGTGCGATAATGCCTCACAAAATGAGTACATCATTGAGAATCAGTTCCTGATTGAGCAATGTGCGGCCGGAGACAGCGGCGATGGTAACGGCTCCAACGATGGTTTAAAGAGTTCGCTTACGGCCAACATacagtgcagcagctgctcggaTGGAGCTGTGGCCACATCGTGGTGTGTGGATTGCTCGGAGTATATATGCGATAGCTGTGTACAGGCGCATCAGCGTCTCAAGATCACAAAGGATCACACGATCAAGCCAAAAGATGAGGCTAACAATGAACAGCTGGCGGGCACTGTCGGCGTCGACAAGCTGCACATGTGCCAACTGCACACACAGGAGAAGCTTTCGTTGTTCTGCGAGACCTGCGACAAGCTAACCTGTCGTGATTGCCAGCTAAGCGATCATAGGGATCACAAGTACAAGTTTGCCCATGAGATTGCCACAGAGTCGCGACAGGCTTTGTCTACGCTTGTGTCTGAGATCAACTACAAGCGCTTTCTGCTTTCCTCAGCCACAAAGGTGATCGATGATCGCCAACAGCTGATACATGACAAGAAGAAGGATCTGATCAAAGAGATAACCGCAATGGTGGTTAAGATCACCAACACAGTCAACATGCGTGGCAAGCAGCTGGTCATGCGTCTAAACGAAGTATGCGACAGCAAACTGAAGGTGCTTGTCGAGAAGAAGGAGACACTGCAGCTGCTATCCGATAACACCGATCATTGCATTGAATTTATGCAGAATGCCCTCGAAAAGGGCAGCGATTTTGCAATATTGTCAAGCAAAAAGTCACTCGTACGTCATCTGCAGAAGCTCAAATGTCAGCGCGCTGATATACCCAATCCAGAGATTCCAGTTCGGATTCAGGTGCAGCTAAACCAGGTTGCCGAACTGCAGAAAGTCATCTCACAGCTGGGCATTGTTATAGTAGATGGCAAACCATATCCGCCGGCACCGGCGCCCACACAAAATGGACCGCAACCACCGCCGCCACGCCAGCCACCTAGCCCAAATATGGCGCCACCATTGCGTCCCGGATTACCGCCGGGCATGACCGCCGGCCTGTCGCCCAATGGGCCACCAGGTGGTTTTGGACCACAGAACGGACCGCCCATGTACAGTAATGCGGCCGCACAACAGCAGTTCAACAATTTGTCCATGAGCCGTTCCTTTCCAGGTGATGGGCCAGGTAAGG TTCGTTTTGGCGGCATGCCACCCGTGGGCATGCAGCGGCAGGGTCAACCGCATGTCAGCTCCTCCACACATCCGCAGAATATGG ACATAAGCCTGCGTGGTCTGTTGAATAATCAGGCGGCGCAGAGTCCTAACGCTCATCTGGCTTTTAATGGGCCACCCAGCTATCCAGGCGGGCCGCAGGGCGCACCCTCGCCGGCACACCAGCAATCATTACCCCCGATGCGGGCGCATTTTATGCCCGGCCAGCAGAATTTCGGACAGGGTGGCGGCCCGGGCGGTGGGCCCagagacaacaacagcttCATGAACAGCAATGCACGCTTCCAGTCACAATACCAGCGGCTGGCCAGCCAtgcacagcagcaggcggcggcagctgccatGGCTAGTGCGGGCGCTGGCGGTGGACAGATACCCTCGCCTGGCGCACTACAACGACCACCAATGATGCCCAATCCCATGCAGAAT GCATTGGGGTTTCATGGGAGCCCGGCTGGCTTTAACGCTGGCCCGCCGCAAACATCGCCGCAGCTAAACAACGCCATGCACAGTCTCGCCAAGTGGCATATACCGCAATCTGCGCAGCAATCAAGCA TTTGCCAACAGCAGGGACcgcttttgccttttgcaaaCGGGCGCCAGACATcggaaaattttaaaatctcATTAAAGTCGCCAAATACTTTGAAGAACAGCACACCACCAAGTCTTAGCCTTGGTGGGCCCGCGCTGCCAGGCTTGAACAATGGCTCGTCGGCGGCTAACACAATAGCGCAGCTTAATGCCGCTGCCCTTGGTCTTGGCCCAGCGGTTTCCATACTCTCTAATGTCACATCGACAAATCCAAAGACACCCAGTCCCAGCACGCATGAG AACACCAAGGATTTTACAGAACCCATTGACAAAGTACGTGACGACTCCATAAATGATCTGATTGCCACCATTGCCAAATTGGATTCGAATGGCGTTCAAGTGCTGCCAGAAGGACGCACCAAGACCACCTCGCCACAAGTGCACAGTTCGACGGATCTTTCCAATACGCAGGAAG ttaataataaaaacgaacaaaaagaTGACCCCAATGAGGATTGGTGTGCCGTATGCCTGGATGGTGGCGAATTAATGTGCTGCGACAAATGCCCAAAAGTATTCCATCAGAACTGTCATATACCCGCGATTAGCTCCCTGCCCGATGAAAGCGAGAGCTGGCAATGCTTGTTGTGTGTCAATCTCAAGGAGCTGACCAAAGTTGAGGGAAACGAGAAACCGCATCCTGGCGAGCTGAGCAGCTTAGAATTGAGAATACTCCAGCGCATATGCCTGGAGCTATACTGTCAGTATGAACAGAGTCTAAACTTCCGCGAACCGGAGTCACCAGCCAACTCGCAATACTATGATATAATTTGCAA CCCTATGTCGTTGGATGTTATACGCACGCGTTTAGATCCTTCCAGCCCCAATCATTACAAGGATATAGCCGGCTTTGTCGCCGACGTACGTCTAATATTCAAGAATACATACCTCTTTTATCAG GAGGATTCGAAAACGTACAGCAATGCCAAGTATTTGGAAAATTTCTTTGAAGAGCAGCTCGCCAAATGGCTGCCCAACTTTGGCAGCAAGAGCGGTGCCTCCACCTCGTCCAATTCGCCTAACTtgttagcggcagcggctggcTCGCCTGCGCCAATTGAGAACGGGCGCAAGAGCTGCAGTTCCGCCTCGCTAGCCGACAGCGAGGATGCTTGCTTGCCGGCCAAGCGTTCTCGTCGCTCGGCGCATGAATAG